From Candidatus Omnitrophota bacterium:
TCCATCTGCTTCTGCAATTCCAATTCGTGGAAAATTTGCTCGGACAGATAATCGTAGAGCGCCGCGTGTTCTTTGTGATTTTTCCAATTATCCATCAGCACGCGGGCGTTGTTGCGTTTGGGAAGCATAAAATGCGTCCAGCCGCTGGGTTCCTTTCGTTTCAATTGCGCAGCGGCGACGGTCAGAAGCAGGCTGGAAAAGAGTTGCTTCAGCGTGGGGGATTCGGATTCGCAGCCCAGGTATTCTTTTACGAATTGCCAAAAGACTTTATCGCCCGGATGTTTGGCGATCTGCAGAAAGCGCTCGTTTTCCTCTTCGTCGATTTTATCCAGGAAGACGGAAAAGAGGATGGATTCGAAATTGGCGATCTTGCATCGGCATACTACCGCCATCATCGCCAATTGAATTTCCCGCTCGCTGGTTAACGGCGCATCCAAATCCTTCAGCGCCTGCCATCGGGCTTTGTTGTCGAAGAAGGAGATGTTCTCGTGGATAACGCTCTTCAGCTCTAAATTTTCGATTTTCAATTCCCCCATTACGATGGAGGCGCGGTCGGCGTGGAATTTTTCCGAGTAGAGCAGAATATCGATCAGCCAATTCTGACTGTTTTCCGGTTTGGGAGCGGGGGAATAGACGACGTAATGGGAATGCGCATCTTTGACTTCCAGTGTGTATTTGATTTCGAAATAATTGTTATCGATAATCAAGAGTTTGGCGGAACCGAAGTCGATTTTATCCAAATCATCCCGAAATTCGCCTTCGTCGTCGTACCAAAATAGAATGCGGCGCTTGTAGGACGGCGGCAGAGGGGCTTGAAAACGTTTCGCCAGCGCTTCGCTGATTTTGTCGAGATTCATGATATTAGACAAATTCCCTTCGAATATGGCGCTTATCCCATTCCTCTCCCACGATTGGGAGAGGTTAGGTGAGGGTTGATTTAAGTGAACCTAAAATCCCTCGAAGGGATTAATCAAACTGGTGGGCTACGCTTTGCTTTGAGCCCACCCTACGAATTTCTTCCATGCCTAAAGTCAGGATGCGATTTTTAATTCGTCTTCCAATTTTCGCCGCGCTAGCGCCAGATCGTATTGCGTTTGCAGATTCATCCAAACTTCGGCGGACGTCCCTAAATAATTCGCCAATCGGATCGCCGTATCGGGCGTGATCGCGCGCTTGCCCGACATAATCTGGCTAATGCGGCCCGCCGGAACGTTCAATTCTTTGGCGAGCCGGTTCATGCTCATGTTTCGCGCTTCCAGTTCGTCCTTCAATATCTCGCCGGGGTGGGTTGGTATGCGATTCATTGTTTCGCCTCGTTTCATGAGTGGTAATCGACAATCTCGACGTTATAGGCGTTTCCTTCTTTGAATTCAAAGCATAGCCGCCAAGGTCCGTTCAATGAAATTGCCCATTGTCCTTTTCGATTTCCAGTCAATGGGTGCAAATGGAAACTTTTTAGAGGAGGGATATCCGATAAACTATGAGCGGCGTTTAAATAATCATGCCGCTTGTACGCCAATGCGCGATCCACCGAGCGGAATTTCCGCACCTCTTTTCCAGCGAAAAACTGCTGCGTCTCTTTGTCTTTGTACGATTGGATCATATTCCATTATATTACGCTTTACGTAAAACGTACAGCCGTATTTCATGTTTTCTTGAAATGGTTATATTTTAGCCGTCAATTCCTCGAATTTGGCGTAGTTGACGGCGACGCCGTCGTCGAGGTCGATCTCGATTCGCCTGTCGGCGTGATGGCGCAGTTTTTCATCGTATTGGCGCATCTCTTCCTGCTGTTTTCTCAAGCGGGCGATTTCTTTTTGGGCGGCTTGTTTTTCGCGGGGACTTTTGGCGTTCTCTTGGCCGCCGTTGGCCGTTCCTTCCAATTGCTGCAAGCGGATTTCGATCTTGCCTTGCAGTTCGTGCAGGTAATCGGTGCGCATCCGCGAGAGGGTGGACGCATCATAGCGGTGCATGTAAACCAGCGCGTTGAAGGCTTTCAGTTTGCCGGACGTGAACAGCCAATAGATGGGGCGCTTTTTGTAGGTCTGAACGTGGTCTTTATAAAACTGGTTGACGAAATAGCGGCGGACGCATTCCATCGGCGTTTCGTTATTCTTCTGTCCCAGCGCGGCGGCGATGAATTGCAGGTTTTCGTGAAAGGATTCTGAGCCGAAGGCCGCTTTGAGAAACTTCGCAAACCGCCCCACGATATCGTCTTCGAAATAATCGGCGTCGAGGATGGGGATGATGTTATCCATATCGGCAGGGAAGGTTTTATACTTGCCAGGATCGAACTCGCCGCCCGCGTAGGCGAGACCTTCCTGGCCGAGGGAATAGCGCCCCAACATGCAGCCCACGGCGTAGGAGAGGAACGACTTTACGTCCCGCTCCCGGTTGGCTTTGCGGATGGTGATCTCCTCGTCGGGAACGTCCGGCGTCAGCTCGTCCTGCAAGCCGTAGATATCGATAAAGATGCGGTTGAGTTCCTCCTCGTTGGCTTTCAGTTGCTGGAACTGTTTCTCGGCGAACGACGCCCAATTCTCATACGCCTTTTGCATCGAACCGTCTTCTTTATGCTTCAAGAAGGGATGCGCAGCGAAATCCCAGGAAGTTTCGAAGGAATCCCAGTCGGTTTGGGAGTAATTTACATTATTTTTAGTAATTTCAATAATAAACTCTTTTTCTTCAATTTCGATAATAGGTACTTTTGAAACACTTCCATTACCAAAATGCATTGTAGGAGAAAGCAAATGAATAAATTTTTGAAATACTTTTGAATTCATATAAGAAAGAATTAAGTATAAATCAATTTTCTTTGTAAAAATACTCTGCCCTACAGTATCAAATATAAACCCCTTATTTGATAATCTTATATGAAATAAAGAAACAGTAATTTCTGACCATGTTAAACCTTCTTGAAAATAATATTTAGTATTTCTTATTACCGCTTTTGGTTTGAATTTACAAAGTTCATCTCCATCATTTTTCCAATTCACAACAAATTCATTATTGCCATACCATCGCCTATAATCACCGCCTTTATTTAAAGGAAACCATTTCAAACCGCTTACTTTGGCTTTCTCGCGTGAGCCAAAACCAAAACCGATATTGTTAATACAAACCTCAAACCATAAACGCAAGAAACGATCATTATCAGCTGTAGCTAACCCTTGTCTTGGTTCCGCCACATCCCCAATTTTCTGCGAGTTTTGGAAAATCTCCCGAACTTTGTCGCTGACCCAATAGGCGATGGGGGAGCCGGGGATTTTTTGGAAGTCGGAGGTGCGGGCGGAATAGCGGTATTTGACGGCGGGGTTTTGGATGGCTTCATTGAACGCCGCTATATGCTCGTCATAAGATCGTACATGAGAAAGATCGAAAAATTCTCCCTGCAAATCATCCTTGGATTTCTTCAGAATGAACGAAACCAATGGAACAAAAGCCGAATCGAAAAAGAAATGATATTCGGGCTTTACCAGGCTTATGATAGAACTATGTTCGACAATATGTTTCCTCAACCATTCGTAAGATTGGATAAACATCCACACGAAAGGCGTAACCAGCCCGATATACCCGCCTTCTTTAACGAAAGAAAACGCCCGTTCCGTAAACGCGGCGAACATATCCGATTTCGTATTCGGGTAATTTTTCTTAAGAAAATCCCCCAATAGATCGTTCATATATTTGCCGCCGATATAAGGCGGGTTGGTAACGGCGAAGTGATATTTCTTTTTCAGTAACTCGGATAGTTTCATCAGATAATCCAAGCGGGGCTTGGAATAATCCGTAAACATGTCGTCGGCGCCAGTAACGAATTCGGGCTGATCTAAAAGCGAGCCTGCATAATTCTGCTGCGGCTGAATAAGGGAACCATAGACTTTACCGTAACGAAAATCGCCGATCAACTGGGTGTAAGCGACTTCGAACGTTTCGATCCCTTGCGAGTCTGCGAACGCCAGCACGTTGAGATGGATGTTTTCCTCCAAAATCCTCCGCGACTTGCTCCTTGCCTTCATCATCAAGGCGAAGCAAGCCAATTGAATCGCCCGTTCGTCGATATCCAGCCCGAACAGGTTTTTTTCCAAAATGAGTTGAGGAATCTCCCGCTTGTCGTACCCTTGCTCCAAGTAGATTTCATAAAGCAGATCGAAAGCGTAAACCAGAATATGCCCCGATCCGCAAGCGGGATCGAAGAAAGCGATCTCCTCAGGCTTGACGCCTTGCAGAATCTTTTTCGCGGAGGCGTCCTCTCTAGGCGGGATGTAATATTCCATCTTTGCGGCTAGTTGCGATGACGGATGGGCTTCCAGCCAGGCTCTGCCCAAACTGTTATCCACCATATATTGCACCAGCCATTTGGGAGTGAATAACTGCGTGACGACGGGTATCTGATCGTTGCGGTATTTCTTCTTGGCCTTAATGGCCTCGTCTTTCTTCTCGGAAATGTAATATTGATACAGCCACCCGATAATCTCCACTTCCCGCCAATCCTCTTCGGGGATTTCCTCCACCAAGCGCTGCGCCGCCGAACCCGTGAAGAGCAGGTTGGAGGGAAACAGCAGTTCGGAATAATCGGCGACGCGCTCGAAGAGAAAGGGAAGCTGCCGATGCAGAGCGTTGCATTGGGCGATGAGCAGGAGTTTGTAGAGTTCCTCGTCCTTATGCGCCTGTTGCAGCCGGTAGACCTCGTTCTTATCGATGGGCAGGTCCGCCTCCAGCGCATGAGTCAGCAAATCGGGCTGCCTCTTTTCGTGATCGCGCGAAGAAAACGCCCGCAGGCCGAGATAATCGTTGACCTCCATGAAGCGCAAAGCGATGAAGCGGTTGAACCAGGTATAGGCGATCTCCTCCATCGCGGCGTCGAAGCCTTGAGATTGAATCCGCTCGATCAGCCTGTGCCGCTGCTCTTTGATCGCCTTGCTGTGCACTTTGCCCTGAATGACGGCGCCGTCGGACGATTCCTGCTCAATCTCGTAAATTTTCGCCTTGCAGACGCCATAAAACGCCGCCCGCTGGCTGACTTGTTCCAGCAATTGAAGACGGGCGTTGATGGCGAATTTCTCGATGGATTTTTTATTCATGGACGCCTACTCAATAATAATGCTAGCGCGATGAAAGACTAAAGGGATCTATTTCTATCGTTGTTTGAATCACGAAAACGCGAAAAGGCTCGAATTCCACGAAATTTTCGAATCACGGATATCATGGATTCTTTTAAATTCCACGGAAAAAACCTTTTCATGGCGCGATCCCTTTCGTCAAACTGCTATCCTGTTTTTTTTGAGGTTTTCTTTTTTATTTCGTGTTTTCGTGGTTCGATGCGACGATAATCATAATTGACTTCTCTAACTTTTCATCGCGCGTAACATGAGTTAATAAAACAAAATTTCCTTGCCCTTCACCTAGTAAAGCCTGATTTCCTTATTGTCTTTCAAAATATCTTCCAATTCCATGCGCACCTCGCCAAGCCACCGATCGAGTTCTTCCTGGCTGCGGATTGTCTTCGATCCGGCGACCAGCGATTTCAGCGGTACGTTTTGGATGGCGGGAGCATTATTATCTTCATCATCATCCCCATCCCCATCCAGTTCTTCCATTTTCTTGAGCGCCCGATCGACCATCATTTCTAAGTGTCCTTCGACCGCCGCCGCCTGATTGCAATCCTGGTATTGCTCCAATTCCGCCGCTAAATCGTCAAAAGGCTTTAAAAATTCCGCATGAAGCGATTCAGCCACCTGATGGTTGAACAATCCATCGGCAACGACGGCTCTCTGCAACGCTAACAATTCTTTCTTTTCGGAAATTTGTTTAGCGAGCTGGCTCTTATAATCCTTCTCGACAGCCTCCATCAGCGAGGGGATATCCTTAACCTGGCTGTAGGGTTGGGGAGAAAGCAAAATGGACTTGATTCGATCCAGTTTGGCTTTGGATTCCTCGCTCAGATAAAGCCGGTTGCGCTCGAAGCGGCTCAACTGCGCCGAAGCCTTATCGAATATCTCCACCTGGTTGGCGAAGAAGCCGAGAACGGGCTGCAAATCGTCATGGAGGCCGAGAAGATCGCTCTCCCGGTTTTGAATTTGCTCAAAGAACGGCTTGTTCTCTTTGACGGCGAGAAGGCTTTCCAATAAGGCGGCGTCTTTATCGACGACGTCTCTTCCCGGATAGGGATGTTTCTGCTTCCGATAATGCTCCCGCAAACCTTGGATATATTTCAAATGGCGATCCAGCAGGGCGCGGATTTCGGCGGCCAATTCGTCTTCGTCTTGCGGATAACTGGCTTGACCCGTCAATTCCTTGACGATTTTCTTCACCTTTTCCTTGAGGAGCGAATCCACCGCTTCCCGCAAAGTGAAGACCGTATTATCCGCATGGGAAGCTTTGACGAGATAATCGTACAGCGTTTTATCCTTGCGATCCTTTATTTCGCCGCCGCAGCGGGGCGTAATTTTTTTCATCACGATCAGCCGCGCCGCCAGTCCCGCAATATCCAATTCGCCCCAGCCGAAGGGTTTGCGCGTGAATTTATTTTGCAGGATTTTAAGGGTGATTTGATGGTTCATGCGGTTTTCGGTTTCGATGAACCGTTCCACTTCATCCAGCGCCAGCCGGTTGCTTTGCATATCGAAAAAGGCGTTTTCTTCGATGTCGTTCGCTTGCAGGATGCGCGAAACATCGCTGGGATTGCCGATAGGCAATGTGATATAATGGAAATATTTGTAGATATTTTGCACTAAGTTTTGCAGAGCGAACAACATAACGTCTTTGGAGGATTTAGCGGAACAAGGAATAACCTGGCCGCCGGAAAAGATTTCCGCGTTTTTGACGGCGTCTTCGATTTCTATTTTAATGCGCTGTTTCGCTTGCTCCGCCTCGGCGCTTTTGGAATTCAAAACGTTTTGCAACGCTGGGGGATTGCTCATGGAACTTTTCTGGCGCAGATATTTCTCGATTCGTTTGACGGCACCAATCTCATCGAGATAGGCGGCGGACGAAGGCAGGCGGAGAAAGACGAAATCTCCAAGTTCGATCGTCTTCGCCAGGAACGTCATCCGGTCCATATCATGCCAGCTATGATTGGGCGTAATCACCCAAAAAGTAATCTCTTTGATTTGCGTTCCGCGGATTCGATTATCGACTTTCTTGTTGAACTCAAAGGGATTGCGGTTCTTGTCGTATACGAATTTATTCTCTTTGTAGATTTCATCGAAAACGGCTTCCAAAACGTACTCGGCGATTTCCGATTCGTCTACGTCGACCTGTTTGATTTCCCGGTTCACGTCCTGCTCTTCATGCGTCAGAAAGGCGTACTCGTCCCCATTTTGATTAATCAGCGTTTCCGCTTTCAGCCTTTGCAAGGAATCCGTAATTCGTTTGCGGAGTTCGATCTTGTCCGCGTCGATATGATCCAGCGATAGAGTCGTCAGGTTTTCGATATTAGGCCGAACCTCTTTCACGTACTTAATCATGAAAAGGATTTTCAATAAATCGATATCCTGCGGCTTCAAATAAGCGTTGTCGTTTGCTTGAAGAAAGACGCGGCGAATATTCGAATCCAAAAACGCTTCCAAGGCGTCGTAAAAAGCATAAAGAGGAACGAGCGCCCCCTCTTCTTTTTCTCCAATGGATATGGCCGCAGACTGAAAAGCGCTGAGCATGGAGCGTTCGCCTTCGGACAGATGCTTTCCCGTCGCTCCCATAAGGCGAATCTGCTCGAATACTTTTTGCAGTAAAGCGAACTGGTAGGGAATAAAAGGATAGAGATCGGCGAATTCTTCCGCCGTGGAGTAGGTTTTCATTTCCGCCGTATTCGTCGAGAAAGAAATCAAGTTTTTGACGATGGCGCTCTTGCCGCCATAAAAGATTTTAAGAGTCTCTACAGCGATTTTGTTTTTTGTCAAAAGACGCTTCTTGATGACTTCGTCCGTATTGGCGGAAGATAGATTCAAGCGGGTGGCGAATCGCCCCATGATTTTCGAGAAATCGTTGCCTTTGACCCTCTCTTTCGTAAGCGAGTCGATGGCTTCTTGCGAGGTGACGATAATCCAGGCCCGGCCATGAAGCAGCTTGCCGAGATCTTCCGTAACGGTTTGGAGATTCAGCATCAAGTCGGTATTGTCGCCGACGTACTGACCGGCTTCGTCCACGAAGAAAACGATTTTATGGTTGGGACTTTTGGCATCGCAGTATTCTTTAACGTTCTTGCAGAACTTTTCGATGCTTAGGCTGAAACTCTTCTCGCCATCGTCAAACCACTTTGCCGCTGACTCTTTCGACATTTGAGTAGATTGGGAAAGCGCTTCAACGATATTGTCGCGATCGTAAAAGAAAGCGTCC
This genomic window contains:
- a CDS encoding HigA family addiction module antitoxin translates to MNRIPTHPGEILKDELEARNMSMNRLAKELNVPAGRISQIMSGKRAITPDTAIRLANYLGTSAEVWMNLQTQYDLALARRKLEDELKIAS
- a CDS encoding type II toxin-antitoxin system RelE/ParE family toxin, which gives rise to MIQSYKDKETQQFFAGKEVRKFRSVDRALAYKRHDYLNAAHSLSDIPPLKSFHLHPLTGNRKGQWAISLNGPWRLCFEFKEGNAYNVEIVDYHS
- the pglX gene encoding BREX-1 system adenine-specific DNA-methyltransferase PglX yields the protein MNKKSIEKFAINARLQLLEQVSQRAAFYGVCKAKIYEIEQESSDGAVIQGKVHSKAIKEQRHRLIERIQSQGFDAAMEEIAYTWFNRFIALRFMEVNDYLGLRAFSSRDHEKRQPDLLTHALEADLPIDKNEVYRLQQAHKDEELYKLLLIAQCNALHRQLPFLFERVADYSELLFPSNLLFTGSAAQRLVEEIPEEDWREVEIIGWLYQYYISEKKDEAIKAKKKYRNDQIPVVTQLFTPKWLVQYMVDNSLGRAWLEAHPSSQLAAKMEYYIPPREDASAKKILQGVKPEEIAFFDPACGSGHILVYAFDLLYEIYLEQGYDKREIPQLILEKNLFGLDIDERAIQLACFALMMKARSKSRRILEENIHLNVLAFADSQGIETFEVAYTQLIGDFRYGKVYGSLIQPQQNYAGSLLDQPEFVTGADDMFTDYSKPRLDYLMKLSELLKKKYHFAVTNPPYIGGKYMNDLLGDFLKKNYPNTKSDMFAAFTERAFSFVKEGGYIGLVTPFVWMFIQSYEWLRKHIVEHSSIISLVKPEYHFFFDSAFVPLVSFILKKSKDDLQGEFFDLSHVRSYDEHIAAFNEAIQNPAVKYRYSARTSDFQKIPGSPIAYWVSDKVREIFQNSQKIGDVAEPRQGLATADNDRFLRLWFEVCINNIGFGFGSREKAKVSGLKWFPLNKGGDYRRWYGNNEFVVNWKNDGDELCKFKPKAVIRNTKYYFQEGLTWSEITVSLFHIRLSNKGFIFDTVGQSIFTKKIDLYLILSYMNSKVFQKFIHLLSPTMHFGNGSVSKVPIIEIEEKEFIIEITKNNVNYSQTDWDSFETSWDFAAHPFLKHKEDGSMQKAYENWASFAEKQFQQLKANEEELNRIFIDIYGLQDELTPDVPDEEITIRKANRERDVKSFLSYAVGCMLGRYSLGQEGLAYAGGEFDPGKYKTFPADMDNIIPILDADYFEDDIVGRFAKFLKAAFGSESFHENLQFIAAALGQKNNETPMECVRRYFVNQFYKDHVQTYKKRPIYWLFTSGKLKAFNALVYMHRYDASTLSRMRTDYLHELQGKIEIRLQQLEGTANGGQENAKSPREKQAAQKEIARLRKQQEEMRQYDEKLRHHADRRIEIDLDDGVAVNYAKFEELTAKI
- the brxC gene encoding BREX system P-loop protein BrxC produces the protein MKIFDMFAKPIERNIKGVITIGHEQEDEIQQELSEYVITRELNKHFHDFYESFTQSLDAPTDKMGVWISGFFGSGKSHFLKILSYLLENRCVKGKSALDYFKEKIEDPLLYGDMARSASKGDLEVIIFNIDSKASADSKSKKDAIVEVFNKVFNEHQGLSAEISWLADMERIMRKEGTYDGFKSTYPQISGQSWEEGRDAFFYDRDNIVEALSQSTQMSKESAAKWFDDGEKSFSLSIEKFCKNVKEYCDAKSPNHKIVFFVDEAGQYVGDNTDLMLNLQTVTEDLGKLLHGRAWIIVTSQEAIDSLTKERVKGNDFSKIMGRFATRLNLSSANTDEVIKKRLLTKNKIAVETLKIFYGGKSAIVKNLISFSTNTAEMKTYSTAEEFADLYPFIPYQFALLQKVFEQIRLMGATGKHLSEGERSMLSAFQSAAISIGEKEEGALVPLYAFYDALEAFLDSNIRRVFLQANDNAYLKPQDIDLLKILFMIKYVKEVRPNIENLTTLSLDHIDADKIELRKRITDSLQRLKAETLINQNGDEYAFLTHEEQDVNREIKQVDVDESEIAEYVLEAVFDEIYKENKFVYDKNRNPFEFNKKVDNRIRGTQIKEITFWVITPNHSWHDMDRMTFLAKTIELGDFVFLRLPSSAAYLDEIGAVKRIEKYLRQKSSMSNPPALQNVLNSKSAEAEQAKQRIKIEIEDAVKNAEIFSGGQVIPCSAKSSKDVMLFALQNLVQNIYKYFHYITLPIGNPSDVSRILQANDIEENAFFDMQSNRLALDEVERFIETENRMNHQITLKILQNKFTRKPFGWGELDIAGLAARLIVMKKITPRCGGEIKDRKDKTLYDYLVKASHADNTVFTLREAVDSLLKEKVKKIVKELTGQASYPQDEDELAAEIRALLDRHLKYIQGLREHYRKQKHPYPGRDVVDKDAALLESLLAVKENKPFFEQIQNRESDLLGLHDDLQPVLGFFANQVEIFDKASAQLSRFERNRLYLSEESKAKLDRIKSILLSPQPYSQVKDIPSLMEAVEKDYKSQLAKQISEKKELLALQRAVVADGLFNHQVAESLHAEFLKPFDDLAAELEQYQDCNQAAAVEGHLEMMVDRALKKMEELDGDGDDDEDNNAPAIQNVPLKSLVAGSKTIRSQEELDRWLGEVRMELEDILKDNKEIRLY